GACACCATCATCAAATCAGATAATTCATCTATAACAACAACAATATATGCAAATGGAGAATAATCAATTTGACCATTTCTTGCTTTTTCGTTAAAACCATCTATGTTTCTAACGCCTGATTCACTCATAATTTTGTATCTTGTCTCCATTTCTTTAACCAAGGCTGCCAGAGCACCGCTTGCCTGTTTTGGATCTACAACAGGCGGCATCAATAGATGAGGTATGCCATCATACATTGAAAGCTCAATCATTTTTGGATCAATAAGAACAAATTTTACTTCTTCTGGCGTTGACTTATAAAGTATACTAACTATCATCGTATTTAAACCAACACTCTTACCTGCCCCGGTTGCTCCGGCAATCAGTAAATGGGGCATTTTAGCTAAATCCGCTACAAAAGGATTCCCCATTATATCCTTACCTAAAGCTAATGTCAATGGAGATTTTGAGTTAATAAATAATTTTGACGATAAAATCTCCTTCATAAACACTGTTTGAATTTGTCTATTTGGTATTTCTATGCCCACAACATTTTTACCAGGAATAGGTGCAATAATTCTCACAGCAATAGCTTTCATAGCCATTGCTAAATCATTGGATAAATTTGCAATCTTGCTTATTTTAATGCCAGATGATGGCTTAAACTCGTACAATGTAACAACAGGACCGGGCCTTACTTCTACAGTTTTACCAGTAACGCCAAAATTTCTTAATTTTTCTTCAAGAATCTTTACATTTTCTAAAATTTCATTTTCTTCAACTTCTTTGTTTATATGCACAGGATCATTTAATAAATCAAGGCTTGGTAACACGTAGCCATTTTTTGCTTTTGTTTGAAATTTTTCTACAGGATCATCCTTTATTATATTACGTTTTATATTAATACCAGAATTTTTTTCTTTTACTTCAACAATCTCTTCTTTTACAGAAGGTGTTTGAGTTTTTAAAGTTATATTTTCTTCTTTTACTGACTTTTGTTTTTCATTAATTTTTGGTTTTAAGTCAATTTTTTTTTTGAATTTAATCTTTTTTAGCTGGCTAACAATAAGAATAAACATTTCTTTTGTGGAAAACAATAAACATAATGCGGCAATTGGCGAAAATATTACCATTATGCCTATCCTACCAAGATAAAACTCTAAATATTTTCCTATATAATACCCACTTAAACCATATATAAAATAACCATTTTGAGTCAAAAATACCCTGTTTTGATCTCCAAATAACACAAACATCATAATATTTATTGATATGACAAACAAAAATACAAAAATTATGCTTCTTATAAACTTTATTGGCTTAATTAAATACGCAAAAACGCTTCCAAACAGTAAAACAGGTATTGCATACGAAAGTATCCCAAAATTTGTAAACAAAAAATTAGAAACATCAGCGCCCACATATCCGATTAAATTATGTATCTGTGTATGAGGATAAAACATATCGTGAAAATCATAAGAAATTACTGCTAAAAAAATTATAAGTAAAATAAATATATATATGGCCAAAAAAGTTTGTTTATTCAAAATCAAACCTCCATTATAATAGGTAATACCATAGGATTTCTCATAAGCTTTTTATATAAAAATTTGTTTAGAGCTTTTCTTATTTTTTTCTTTAATTCCAAAGAATCCATTCTAACATTTAAGTCACATTGATTTACTAAATTTTTAACCATACTTGTTGCTTCATTAATGAGCTTTTTGGAACGTTCTTCATAAGTTAAACCTTTTGTTATAATATCTGGACCACTTATAAGCTCACCGCTTGAGCTATCAAAAGCCAAAATAACTATAACAAACCCATCAGTTGATAGCTGCATCCTATCTCTTATTACTACATCTTCTACATCGCCAACACCTTTTCCATCAACAAAGACTCTGCCTGCCGGTACTTTTTTTGTAGCCTTCACATTATTGTTTAACTCAAACACATCACCATTGTCAAGCATAAATATATTTTCTTTATTAATACCAACATCTATTGCAATGTCTCTGTGAGCCATACGCATCATATATTCACCATGTATTGGTATAAAATATTTAGGCTTTACAACACCCAGTAGAATTTTTAACTCATCTTTTGAAGCATGACCTGAAACATGTACTTGGCTGTTTCTATCATGGTAAATTGTTGCACCTTCTTTTAATAGCGTATTTATAATTCTATATACTGCCTTTTCATTGCCAGGGATTGGTTTTGCCGATATGATGAATGTATCTGTAGGCTTTACTTTTATTTTTTGATGTTCTTTAGATGCAATTCTTGATAATCCACTCATAGGTTCACCTTGAGAACCTGTTGTAACAATAATAAGTTTGTCATCCGGGTAATCTGATAATTGCGATTCTTCAATAATACAGTTTTTAGGATCTTTTAAAAAACCTAATTCCTTAGATATGCTTGTGTTTCTGACCATACTTTTGCCCATTATACATACTTTTTTATCAGTTAAAGAAGCAACATCAATTATCTGTTGTACTCTATGTATGTTTGATGCAAATGTAACGACTAAAACTCTGCCTTTTACTTCTTTAAATATATTATAAAATGCTTCGCCAACTTTTTTTTCAGACTTTGTAAAACCTTCATTTAAAGCATTGGTGCTATCACTTAACAGCAACTTCACGCCTTTTTCTCCATAATATGCAAGGCGAGCCAGATCAATAGGCTTTCCATCCACTGGCGTTTGATCAATTTTAAAATCACCAGTATGCAAAATTATACCTGCTGAAGTTTCAATAGCAAAACCTACACCACCTATTATTGAGTGCGTCATAAGAATAGGCTCAATTTTAAAATTTCCAATTTTATAAATTTTTTTTGTTTCAATCTCAACTAGATCAACATCATTAATTTTAAACTCGTCAAGTTTTTTCTTCAAAATTCCCAATGTAAATTTTGTTCCATACACAGGGAGCCTTATCTTT
This genomic interval from Desulfurella sp. contains the following:
- a CDS encoding DNA translocase FtsK 4TM domain-containing protein codes for the protein MNKQTFLAIYIFILLIIFLAVISYDFHDMFYPHTQIHNLIGYVGADVSNFLFTNFGILSYAIPVLLFGSVFAYLIKPIKFIRSIIFVFLFVISINIMMFVLFGDQNRVFLTQNGYFIYGLSGYYIGKYLEFYLGRIGIMVIFSPIAALCLLFSTKEMFILIVSQLKKIKFKKKIDLKPKINEKQKSVKEENITLKTQTPSVKEEIVEVKEKNSGINIKRNIIKDDPVEKFQTKAKNGYVLPSLDLLNDPVHINKEVEENEILENVKILEEKLRNFGVTGKTVEVRPGPVVTLYEFKPSSGIKISKIANLSNDLAMAMKAIAVRIIAPIPGKNVVGIEIPNRQIQTVFMKEILSSKLFINSKSPLTLALGKDIMGNPFVADLAKMPHLLIAGATGAGKSVGLNTMIVSILYKSTPEEVKFVLIDPKMIELSMYDGIPHLLMPPVVDPKQASGALAALVKEMETRYKIMSESGVRNIDGFNEKARNGQIDYSPFAYIVVVIDELSDLMMVSSKKVELSIARLAQMARAAGIHLIVATQRPSVDVLTGLIKANFSARISFKVSSKIDSRTILDSQGAEMLLGRGDMLFLQPGTSHFVRVHGAYIADDELKSIIDYVKSQGTPVYNEELMNEAKEESGIEEEIVEEKDELFDEALKIIKEGGSPTISYIQRRLKIGYNRSARIVEQMEKMGILSKPDDKGKRELLI
- a CDS encoding ribonuclease J, which codes for MGINVIPLGGLSEIGLNCTVIEDKSNAILIDAGLMFPEEDMLGVDLVIPDFTYVYDNAARFKALFLTHAHEDHVGAVPYLLEKIRLPVYGTKFTLGILKKKLDEFKINDVDLVEIETKKIYKIGNFKIEPILMTHSIIGGVGFAIETSAGIILHTGDFKIDQTPVDGKPIDLARLAYYGEKGVKLLLSDSTNALNEGFTKSEKKVGEAFYNIFKEVKGRVLVVTFASNIHRVQQIIDVASLTDKKVCIMGKSMVRNTSISKELGFLKDPKNCIIEESQLSDYPDDKLIIVTTGSQGEPMSGLSRIASKEHQKIKVKPTDTFIISAKPIPGNEKAVYRIINTLLKEGATIYHDRNSQVHVSGHASKDELKILLGVVKPKYFIPIHGEYMMRMAHRDIAIDVGINKENIFMLDNGDVFELNNNVKATKKVPAGRVFVDGKGVGDVEDVVIRDRMQLSTDGFVIVILAFDSSSGELISGPDIITKGLTYEERSKKLINEATSMVKNLVNQCDLNVRMDSLELKKKIRKALNKFLYKKLMRNPMVLPIIMEV